In Tubulanus polymorphus chromosome 2, tnTubPoly1.2, whole genome shotgun sequence, a single window of DNA contains:
- the LOC141900528 gene encoding uroporphyrinogen-III synthase-like: MKRNNIGNQSDFLAKPQQPDTGQSAEVPLQHKTVLLFRSPEPRDGQVDPYVKALEALGLYTVCIPPLAFEYENLPKYASLLEQCDKFSAIVFTSQRAVRAIEEAYQSASDIKIVVDLWKTKPVFVVGKATGKLAESLGFNVQGGESGNADHLADHILKVLPEPGKPVLFPCGNLSKDTIVNQLTDARHMVEKLPVYRTIANPDLGHILDDYVLRQDGIPEYLVYFSPSSANYTKPYLEKYHLPDEIKHISIGPSTSKALEQNGFSVSIEASEPSPSFVAAAISSLLSQDKHVS; this comes from the exons ATGAAACGAAATAATATTGGAAATCAATCTGAT TTTCTAGCAAAGCCTCAACAGCCAGATACTGGACAATCCGCTGAAGTTCCGTTGCAGCACAAGACAGTTTTACTGTTTCGATCCCCCGAGCCCAGAGATGGACAAGTCGACCCTTATGTGAAG GCGCTGGAGGCACTTGGTTTATACACAGTATGCATTCCTCCGCTGgcatttgaatatgaaaatctTCCAAAATATGCATCATTGCTGGAACAATGTGATAAATTTTCAGCTATCGTGTTCACCAGTCAGCGGGCAGTCAGAGCTATTGAGGAGGCCTATCAAAGTG CATCTGATATCAAGATCGTCGTGGATCTGTGGAAAACCAAACCAGTGTTTGTTGTCGGTAAAGCTACTGGAAAACTTG CCGAAAGTCTAGGTTTCAATGTGCAAGGTGGCGAGTCTGGAAATGCTGATCATTTGGCAGACCATATCTTAAAAG ttttgccGGAGCCTGGAAAACCAGTATTATTCCCTTGCGGTAATCTGAGTAAGGATACAATAGTGAATCAGTTGACCGATGCAAGACATATGGTTGAGAAGTTACCAGTTTATAGAACTATAGCTAATCCTGATCTCGGGCATATATTAGACGACTATGTGTTAAGGCAAGAT ggaattccggAATATCTGGTATATTTTAGTCCTTCTAGTGCAAATTACACAAAGCcgtatttggaaaaatatcatttaccGGATGAGATTAAG CATATATCAATTGGACCATCAACTTCCAAGGCGTTAGAGCAAAATGGTTTTTCAGTCAGTATCGAGGCTTCGGAGCCTTCGCCGTCATTTGTAGCTGCTGCAATTTCGTCACTACTGAGTCAAGATAAACATGTTTCATAG